In the Sandaracinus amylolyticus genome, GATCGGCTCGCCGAGCGAGTTCACCACGCGACCGACCAGCGCCGGGCCGACGGGCACGTCGAAGATGCGGCCCGTGCGCTTGACGGTGTCGCCCTCGCGGACCTCGATGCCGGTGCCGAGGATGGCGACGCCGACGTTGTCCTCCTCGAGGTTCAGCACCATGCCGGCCAGGCCGCCGCTGAACTCGACGAGCTCGCCCGCCATCGCGCTCTCGAGGCCGTAGATGCGCGCGATACCGTCACCGACCGACAGCACCGTGCCGGTCTCCAGGACGTCGACCGCCTTGTCGTAGCTGGCGATCTGCTTCTTGATGATCTCCGAGATCTCTTCGGCGCGGAGCTGCATGTTCCTGTCCTCGTTGGCGACTGGCGGCGCCCTCAGGCGCGACCCTGCGGGGAAGCAGCCACCAGGAGCTGGTGGCGGATGTCACGGAGACGGTTCTTGATCGAGCCGTCGAACACGACGTCGCCGACCTTCGCGACGACGCCGCCGATGAGCGAGGGATCGGTGCGGCGCACGAGCTGCACCTTGCGACCGGTCGCCTCGGAGAGCGTGCGCTCGAGCTCGGCGTAGTAGCTCTCGGGCAGCTGCGTCGCGCTGATCACCTCGGCGCGCAGGCGTCCTGCCTGGGCCTCGGCCATCGACTGGTACGCGTCCGAGATCGCGCGCAGGTGCTCGAGGCGGCCGCGCTCGGTCAGCATCATCAGCGCGTTCACGAGCATCGCGGGCGCGCCGGCGCGCTCGGCGATGCCGCGCACGACCTGCTTCTTGGTCTCGGGCAGGTACTTCGGGTTCTCGAGCACACCGCGCAGCTCCACGCTGGACTCGAGCGCGCCCGCCACGTCGGCCAGCCCCTTCCCGATGGTCTCGACCGTCTTCTGCTCGCTCGCGAGCTCGAAGAGAGCCTTTGCGTAGCGCTTGGCGACTCCCGACGCGATCACAGCCGCTTCTCCTGCACCTTCTCGGCGAGCGAGGTGCGAATCGTGCCGAGGTAGTCCTTCGCGAGGCGCTCCTGGTCCTGCGCGTTCGTCGACTGCACGAGCATCGACTCGGCGGCCGCGACCGCGGCCTCGATCGCCTCGCGCGTCAGGTCCTCGCGGAGCTGCTTCATCTGCTGCTCGATCAGGAAGCGCGCTTCGTCGCGCATCTTCTCGGCGCGCTTGCTCGCGTCGGCGACGATGCGATCGCGCTCGTCCATGCCGGCGCGGCGCATCTCCTCGCGGAGGCGATCGAGCTCGGCGTCGAGGTTGTCGATGCGGGCCGAGTACTCCTTGTACTTCGTCTCCGCCTCTTCCTTGACGCGCTTCGCCTCTTCCATGCCCTCGACCACCGACGCGCGGCGGTTGCGGAGGAACTCGGGCAGCGACTTCCGCATCAGGAGGAAGAGGACGAGCAGCAGGAGCGCGAAGTTGACGATCGAGCCACCGAGCTCGAACGTGTTGATCTCCGCGTGGTGCTCGCCGCCGTGCTCGCCGTGCGCGTCGCCGTGGCCTTCGCCGTGCGCGTCACCGTGCTCCGCAGGCGCGCCGTGCTCGCCGTGATCCTGAGCGCTCGCGATCGCCGGGACCGAGAGGCCCAGCATCGCCGCGAGCAGCCACATCCGCAGCGTGCGCATCAGGCTGCCTTCCTGCCGAGCAGCTTCTCGGCGATCTGACCCGCGAGCGCGGGCACGGTCTTCTTCATGTCGGCGCGGATGGCCGTCGCGTCGGACTGCATCTTCGCGGTCGCGTCGCCGAGCATCCCGTCGGCCTCGACGCGCGCCTTCGCGAGCAGCTCGCGCTCGAGGCGCTGCGCGTCCTGGCGGATCGAGTCGCGATCGGCCGCGGCCTCGGCGCGCACCTTCTTCATCTCGGACTCGAAGGCCTTGAGCTTCTCCTCGGCCTCGGTCTCGAGCGAGCGCGCCTCGCGCTTCGCTCCGTCGATCGCCGCCTCCCGCGCATCGAAGAGCGCGATCATCGGGCGGAACACCAAGCGGCGCAGGAGCTCGAACGCGACGAAGAAGATCAGCAGCTGGATCAGCAGCGACCCGTCGAGATCGATCACCGCGCCTCCGGAGAGGAGCAGGGCAGGAAGAGTGGACGGCATGCCGATTCCTCGAGGGCGAAGGCGCCTCGCAAGGGAGCTCTCGAGAACGCCTCGAGAGAGGGCCCCCTGCCCAGCGCGAAGCGGTCGGGGGTTCGAGAGGGCCGGGAAATCAGTGGCGGCGGGCGCGCGCTCGGGGGGAGGGCCCCCTCGGGCGGGCGCTGTGTAGCATGGGGGTGTGGGCAGTCAAGCGTGGTCGCGAGTGCTCGCGAGACGCGCGGATGCCCGAGAAACATGGGCCTTTCTCGTCGGACGTGGGGTCGCTCCTGCGCGGCGGCGAGGGGCTCTCGAACGAGGTCCCACACGTGGCTGGAAGCCTCTGTCCGAGCACGCCTTTTCGTCTATGCTCCGCGCCGATGAGTGTCACGACGCGCTGGATCCCAGTCGCGGCCGCGATCGCAGCCGCGGCCCTGGTGACGATCGACGGAGCACCGGCCGAGGCGCAGGTGCGGGTCGCGGTGATGCCCTTCGAGGGTGCGGGCGCGGGCGGGGCGAGACGTCAGGTCCAGAGCGCGCTCGAGGAAGACGGACGCGTGTCGGTCGTCGATCTCGATCGGGTGGATTCCGCGGGGAGCGATCCCGGTCGGGTCGCGAGCGATCTCGAGGCTCGGATGATCGTGCAGGGCCGGGTGACGGGACGCGGTCGTCGCCGGCGCCTCCAGCTCACCGCCCTCGACGAGAACGGGCACCAGGTCGCGAGCGCGAGCGCGCAGATGCGCGGCCAGGGCGTCGCGCGCGCCGCGCGATCGCTGCTCGACGACGGCCTCTCGCGCCTGCCCGGGCCGCGGCAGCAGGTGGAAGAAGAGGCGCCGCCGCCGGTGCGCACCACGACGCT is a window encoding:
- the atpH gene encoding ATP synthase F1 subunit delta → MIASGVAKRYAKALFELASEQKTVETIGKGLADVAGALESSVELRGVLENPKYLPETKKQVVRGIAERAGAPAMLVNALMMLTERGRLEHLRAISDAYQSMAEAQAGRLRAEVISATQLPESYYAELERTLSEATGRKVQLVRRTDPSLIGGVVAKVGDVVFDGSIKNRLRDIRHQLLVAASPQGRA
- a CDS encoding ATP synthase F0 subunit B produces the protein MRTLRMWLLAAMLGLSVPAIASAQDHGEHGAPAEHGDAHGEGHGDAHGEHGGEHHAEINTFELGGSIVNFALLLLVLFLLMRKSLPEFLRNRRASVVEGMEEAKRVKEEAETKYKEYSARIDNLDAELDRLREEMRRAGMDERDRIVADASKRAEKMRDEARFLIEQQMKQLREDLTREAIEAAVAAAESMLVQSTNAQDQERLAKDYLGTIRTSLAEKVQEKRL
- a CDS encoding ATP synthase F0 subunit B — protein: MPSTLPALLLSGGAVIDLDGSLLIQLLIFFVAFELLRRLVFRPMIALFDAREAAIDGAKREARSLETEAEEKLKAFESEMKKVRAEAAADRDSIRQDAQRLERELLAKARVEADGMLGDATAKMQSDATAIRADMKKTVPALAGQIAEKLLGRKAA